From a region of the Salvelinus alpinus chromosome 2, SLU_Salpinus.1, whole genome shotgun sequence genome:
- the LOC139554905 gene encoding rho guanine nucleotide exchange factor 19, with product MAQLPDLVVHLRSESFHHTYPCVGILDHLETDLMEQMPSSVECSDQPGGTEESNRSGMSGNTVGGVTEDQNQLEDLFGSGGIAVTLMSVASLHSWSLGGQVQRSVPKLFSVPGQDDREATASPLSLYKDDDDEGAADANKEETQDLTLKELFESKYTHVFPLYQYYCLQSVKADLNRINNNSLSELVTAQCLPGLQSPPVFRVVTSPPPLSPLTVNPCSFWQDLSEVKESGLLKILSLGEIRLQEAMFEMIGSEASYLRSLGVAVNHFFASKTLKQTLHRMEHHILFSNLRSVMAASEGFLLDLEVRLGESVVISQVGDIVLRHCLMFRSLYVPYVTNMMYQDALVTLLLQENREFLLAVKKLESDPICRRQTLKYFLVLPFQRITRLKIIMESILKLTGQDSKSIPCLKQAIEAIHKIVMECDGGVQRMKQIEKLVYLDKHMDFVNVKSIPLITSVRFLVHEGPLRQLTPEGYVPGSRISYMDVYLHLFNDLLLISLKKEMRFRVLDHAVFPTHVHTEQLKTEALGLPLESFVLRLSQNHTGHATAFILAPHTTTRSDKDAWMKALSSVSGDMYEGPVKYCTV from the exons ATGGCTCAGCTGCCTGACTTGGTAGTTCACTTAAGGAGTGAGTCATTTCACCACACATATCCTTGCGTGGGGATTTTGGACCACCTTGAGACTGATCTTATGGAACAGATGCCATCATCGGTAGAGTGCTCAGACCAACCTGGTGGGACTGAGGAGAGTAACAGGTCAGGGATGAGTGGAAACACTGTAGGTGGTGTGACAGAAGATCAGAACCAACTGGAGGATCTCTTTGG TTCTGGAGGCATAGCAGTAACTCTCATGTCTGTGGCCTCTTTACATTCATGGAGTCTTGGAGGCCAAGTGCAGCGATCTGTGCCCAAGTTATTTTCTGTTCCAGGGCAGGATGACAGGGAGGCTACAGCCTCTCCATTATCACTCTATAAGGATGATGACGACGAAGG GGCAGCAGATGCCAATAAAGAGGAAACTCAAGACCTCACTTTGAAGGAATTGTTTGAGTCTAAGTACACTCATGTTT TTCCTCTGTATCAGTACTACTGCCTGCAATCTGTAAAAGCTGACCTAAACaggataaacaacaacagtctGTCTGAGCTGGTGACCGCCCAGTGTCTACCTGGCCTACAGTCCCCACCTGTCTTCCGCGTGGTCACCTCTCCCCCACCACTGTCTCCTCTCACAGTAAACCCATGCAGCTTTTGGCAGGACTTGTCTGAGGTGAAGGAGAGTGGCCTACTTAAAATACTCTCCCTCGGCGAGATCCGTCTGCAGGAG GCTATGTTTGAGATGATTGGTTCTGAGGCCTCCTACCTGAGAAGCCTGGGGGTAGCTGTGAATCACTTCTTTGCATCGAAGACACTGAAACAGACCCTCCATCGCATGGAGCATCACATTCTGTTTTCCAACCTGCGCAGTGTGATGGCAGCCAGTGAGGG GTTTCTGCTGGACCTGGAGGTGCGTCTGGGGGAGAGTGTGGTGATCTCTCAGGTTGGCGACATTGTGCTGCGTCACTGCCTCATGTTCCGATCGCTCTACGTGCCATATGTGACCAACATGATGTACCAGGACGCCCTGGTCACGCTACTGCT GCAGGAGAACCGAGAGTTTCTGTTAGCAGTGAAGAAACTGGAGAGTGATCCAATATGTCGGCGACAGACCCTGAAATACTTCCTAGTCCTCCCCTTCCAGAGGATCACACGTCTGAAGATCATCATGGAG AGCATCCTGAAGCTGACCGGGCAAGACTCTAAATCGATCCCTTGTCTGAAACAGGCCATTGAAGCCATACACAAG ATAGTGATGGAGTGTGATGGGGGGGTTCAGCGGATGAAGCAGATTGAGAAACTGGTGTACCTGGACAAGCACATGGATTTCGTCAATGTTAAG TCCATTCCTCTGATCACAAGTGTCCGCTTTCTGGTGCATGAAGGCCCCTTGAGACAGCTCACTCCAGAGGGCTACGTGCCAGGATCCAGGATTTCCTACATGGATGTTTACCTGCACCTTTTCAATGACCTGTTGCTCATCTCATTGAAAAA AGAGATGCGTTTCAGAGTGCTGGATCATGCGGTGTTCCCCACCCACGTGCACACTGAGCAGCTGAAAACAGAGGCCCTTGGTCTGCCCCTAGAGTCCTTCGTGCTGCGCCTCTCCCAGAACCACACTGGGCATGCCACTGCTTTCATACTCGCCCCACATACCACTACCAG GTCAGACAAAGACGCCTGGATGAAAGCgctgtcctctgtcagtggggacATGTATGAAGGACCTGtgaagtactgtactgtatag
- the LOC139555005 gene encoding ephrin type-A receptor 2-like isoform X1: MDFRRVTFYSLFLYLFINHIFITLHAKEQVLLDMKASGGELGWLTWPYEEGWEIVQTVVNGSLLYTYSVCNIDAGEQDNWLRTTFIQGRPGTTRISVELHFVVRDCNTFDGASLTCKETFNLHMFEADADVGTSFHKGQFRKVATIASDEITRGRGVLKVNVETRTMGPLSRKGFYLAFQDMGACVALLSVRVYYKTCPSTVQSLAAFPETVTDALREVEGTCVQNAMSHATPRIYCTAEGEWVVPVGQCQCRGGYEVVGDSCQACTPGSFKDSVSSESCEVCPENTEPSTAGALLCPCMEGFYRSPSDPLMSACSAPPSAPRDLASTTLSADGRLQLSWSPPLVTGGRRDICYSVVCERCTGALCVPCGEKVRFQPDPTDLQDTVVTVSQLEPHLNYTFTVEARSGVSQYSSQRPSSTITTSLHFTDPPKVTSIRLDERSPTSLSLSWALSSRAPSHITHRYELMYRRKEDDSERDVTAYTVLVLDKSTVQISDLSPDTAYVFRVQALSPEGNPGGYSMKHEFKTLPIAESQVQNYTGVMGAVVGGGIMLLVVVVLLLLHKRRMNYRHRQGSEDPYFFSTDQLKPLKTYVDPHMYEDPNTAILKFASEIHPSLVTKQKAIGAGEFGEVYRGVMKAPRRGEVAVAIKTLKPGYTEKQKQDFLSEASIMGQFSHQNIIRLEGVITKSVKHAMIVTEYMENGALDNYLKDHDGEMSSYQLVGMLRGIAAGMKYLSDMSYVHRDLAARNVLVNSNLECKVSDFGLSRVLEDDPEGTYTTSGGKIPIRWTAPEAIAYRKFTSASDVWSFGIVMWEVMAFGERPYWDMSNHEVMKAINEAFRLPAPMDCPSTVYQLMLQCWLQDRSKRPRFPDIVNILDKLLRSPESLKTIAHFDPRVSIRLPSTSGCDGSPFRSVPEWLESIKMSQYTESFACAGITTMDQVLSMRHEDIRNIGVRLPGHMKRIAYSIVGLKDQTSSLSVCSTVFAV; encoded by the exons atggatttCCGTCGTGTTACTTTTTATTCTTTGTTTTTGTATCTATTTATTAACCATATATTTATTACTCTTCACGCGAAAGAAC AGGTGCTGCTGGATATGAAAGCTTCAGGAGGCGAGTTGGGATGGTTGACCTGGCCATATGAAGAAGGG tggGAGATAGTCCAGACAGTGGTGAATGGCTCCCTCCTCTACACTTACAGTGTGTGTAACATCGACGCGGGTGAGCAGGACAACTGGCTCCGAACCACCTTCATCCAGGGGCGCCCAGGGACCACCCGCATCTCTGTGGAGCTGCACTTCGTTGTGCGGGACTGCAACACCTTCGACGGCGCCTCGCTCACCTGCAAAGAGACCTTCAACCTGCACATGTTCGAGGCCGATGCCGACGTGGGTACCAGCTTCCATAAGGGCCAGTTCCGCAAAGTGGCCACCATCGCGTCGGACGAAATCACGCGGGGCCGCGGTGTGCTGAAGGTAAACGTGGAGACACGGACAATGGGCCCTCTATCCAGGAAGGGCTTCTACCTGGCCTTCCAGGACATGGGAGCGTGTGTGGCACTGCTCTCTGTGAGGGTGTACTACAAGACTTGTCCGTCCACCGTGCAGAGCCTGGCCGCCTTCCCAGAGACGGTAACAGATGCcctgagggaggtggagggaacaTGTGTGCAGAACGCCATGAGCCATGCCACCCCACGCATCTACTGCACCGCTGAGGGAGAGTGGGTGGTGCCCGTGGGACAGTGCCAATGCCGCGGAGGCTATGAAGTTGTTGGAGACTCCTGCCAAG CATGTACACCAGGCTCCTTTAAAGACTCTGTGTCCAGTGAGTCCTGTGAGGTTTGTCCTGAGAATACTGAGCCATCCACAGCCGGCGCCCTCCTGTGTCCATGTATGGAGGGATTCTACCGCTCCCCATCAGACCCTCTTATGTCAGCCTGCTCTG CCCCACCAAGCGCCCCTCGTGACCTGGCCTCCACCACTCTGTCAGCGGACGGCAGGCTGCAGCTGTCCTGGAGCCCCCCACTGGTGACAGGAGGCCGCCGGGACATCTGCTACAGCGTGGTGTGTGAGCGCTGCACCGGGGCCCTGTGTGTGCCCTGTGGGGAGAAGGTCCGCTTCCAGCCCGACCCCACGGACCTCCAGGACACTGTGGTGACTGTCAGCCAGTTGGAGCCCCACCTCAACTACACGTTCACTGTAGAGGCCCGCAGCGGAGTGTCTCAGTACAGCAGCCAGAGACCCAGCAGCACCATCACCACCTCTCTGCACTTCACTGATCCCCCCAAGGTGACGTCCATCCGTCTGGATGAGCGGAGCCCCACCAGCCTGTCTCTGTCCTGGGCTCTGTCCAGCCGAGCACCATCCCATATCACCCACCGCTACGAACTCATGTACCGCAGGAAG GAGGACGACAGTGAGCGTGATGTCACTGCATACACAGTCCTGGTTCTGGACAAGAGTACGGTGCAGATCAGTGACCTCTCCCCTGACACGGCCTACGTGTTCAGAGTCCAGGCTCTCAGCCCTGAGGGAAACCCAGGGGGATACAGCATGAAGCATGAGTTCAAAACCTTGCCCATTG CAGAGTCTCAGGTCCAGAACTACACAGGGGTTATGGGAGctgtagtaggaggaggaatCATGCTGCTCGTCGTTGTAGTCCTTCTACTGCTGCACAAACG GAGAATGAACTACCGTCATAGACAGGGATCAGAGGACCCCTACTTCTTCAGCACAG ATCAACTGAAGCCCCTGAAGACCTACGTTGACCCACACATGTACGAGGACCCCAACACGGCTATCCTGAAGTTTGCCAGCGAGATTCATCCCAGTCTTGTCACTAAGCAAAAAGCCATCGGAGCAG GAGAGTTTGGGGAAGTGTACCGTGGTGTGATGAAGGctccaaggagaggagaggtagcgGTAGCCATCAAGACATTGAAGCCAGGCTACACAGAGAAGCAGAAGCAGGATTTCCTGAGTGAAGCTAGCATCATGGGCCAGTTCTCCCACCAGAACATCATCCGCCTGGAGGGAGTCATCACCAAGT CAGTCAAGCATGCCATGATTGTGACAGAATATATGGAGAATGGAGCGCTTGACAACTATCTAAAGGACCATGATGGGGAGATGTCATCGTACCAGCTGGTGGGCATGCTGCGTGGCATCGCGGCCGGCATGAAGTACCTCTCTGACATGAGCTATGTTCACCGAGACCTGGCTGCCCGCAACGTTCTGGTCAACAGCAACCTGGAGTGCAAGGTGTCTGACTTCGGCCTGTCCCGCGTGCTGGAAGACGATCCTGAGGGCACCTACACCACCAGC GGAGGGAAGATCCCCATCCGCTGGACCGCCCCAGAGGCTATCGCCTACAGGAAGTTCACCTCGGCCAGCGACGTGTGGAGCTTCGGCATAGTCATGTGGGAAGTCATGGCCTTCGGAGAACGACCCTACTGGGACATGAGCAACCATGAG GTGATGAAGGCCATTAACGAGGCCTTCCGGCTGCCTGCACCCATGGACTGTCCATCCACCGTTTACCAGCTGATGCTGCAGTGTTGGCTGCAGGACCGCTCCAAACGACCTCGCTTCCCAGACATCGTCAACATCCTGGACAAACTGCTCCGGAGCCCAGAATCTCTGAAAACCATTGCTCACTTTGATCCCCG TGTGTCCATCCGCCTCCCCAGCACCAGTGGCTGTGACGGCTCCCCCTTCAGGTCTGTGCCGGAATGGCTGGAGTCCATCAAGATGAGTCAGTACACTGAGAGCTTTGCCTGCGCTGGAATCACAACCATGGATCAGGTGCTATCCATGAGGCATGA GGACATCAGGAACATTGGCGTGCGGTTACCAGGTCACATGAAGAGAATCGCCTACAGCATCGTTGGACTTAAAGACCAGACCAGCTCACTCAGTGTTTGCAGTACAGTGTTTGCAGTGTGA
- the LOC139555005 gene encoding ephrin type-A receptor 2-like isoform X3, which produces MDFRRVTFYSLFLYLFINHIFITLHAKEQVLLDMKASGGELGWLTWPYEEGWEIVQTVVNGSLLYTYSVCNIDAGEQDNWLRTTFIQGRPGTTRISVELHFVVRDCNTFDGASLTCKETFNLHMFEADADVGTSFHKGQFRKVATIASDEITRGRGVLKVNVETRTMGPLSRKGFYLAFQDMGACVALLSVRVYYKTCPSTVQSLAAFPETVTDALREVEGTCVQNAMSHATPRIYCTAEGEWVVPVGQCQCRGGYEVVGDSCQACTPGSFKDSVSSESCEVCPENTEPSTAGALLCPCMEGFYRSPSDPLMSACSAPPSAPRDLASTTLSADGRLQLSWSPPLVTGGRRDICYSVVCERCTGALCVPCGEKVRFQPDPTDLQDTVVTVSQLEPHLNYTFTVEARSGVSQYSSQRPSSTITTSLHFTDPPKVTSIRLDERSPTSLSLSWALSSRAPSHITHRYELMYRRKEDDSERDVTAYTVLVLDKSTVQISDLSPDTAYVFRVQALSPEGNPGGYSMKHEFKTLPIESQVQNYTGVMGAVVGGGIMLLVVVVLLLLHKRRMNYRHRQGSEDPYFFSTDQLKPLKTYVDPHMYEDPNTAILKFASEIHPSLVTKQKAIGAGEFGEVYRGVMKAPRRGEVAVAIKTLKPGYTEKQKQDFLSEASIMGQFSHQNIIRLEGVITKSVKHAMIVTEYMENGALDNYLKDHDGEMSSYQLVGMLRGIAAGMKYLSDMSYVHRDLAARNVLVNSNLECKVSDFGLSRVLEDDPEGTYTTSGGKIPIRWTAPEAIAYRKFTSASDVWSFGIVMWEVMAFGERPYWDMSNHEVMKAINEAFRLPAPMDCPSTVYQLMLQCWLQDRSKRPRFPDIVNILDKLLRSPESLKTIAHFDPRVSIRLPSTSGCDGSPFRSVPEWLESIKMSQYTESFACAGITTMDQVLSMRHEDIRNIGVRLPGHMKRIAYSIVGLKDQTSSLSVCSTVFAV; this is translated from the exons atggatttCCGTCGTGTTACTTTTTATTCTTTGTTTTTGTATCTATTTATTAACCATATATTTATTACTCTTCACGCGAAAGAAC AGGTGCTGCTGGATATGAAAGCTTCAGGAGGCGAGTTGGGATGGTTGACCTGGCCATATGAAGAAGGG tggGAGATAGTCCAGACAGTGGTGAATGGCTCCCTCCTCTACACTTACAGTGTGTGTAACATCGACGCGGGTGAGCAGGACAACTGGCTCCGAACCACCTTCATCCAGGGGCGCCCAGGGACCACCCGCATCTCTGTGGAGCTGCACTTCGTTGTGCGGGACTGCAACACCTTCGACGGCGCCTCGCTCACCTGCAAAGAGACCTTCAACCTGCACATGTTCGAGGCCGATGCCGACGTGGGTACCAGCTTCCATAAGGGCCAGTTCCGCAAAGTGGCCACCATCGCGTCGGACGAAATCACGCGGGGCCGCGGTGTGCTGAAGGTAAACGTGGAGACACGGACAATGGGCCCTCTATCCAGGAAGGGCTTCTACCTGGCCTTCCAGGACATGGGAGCGTGTGTGGCACTGCTCTCTGTGAGGGTGTACTACAAGACTTGTCCGTCCACCGTGCAGAGCCTGGCCGCCTTCCCAGAGACGGTAACAGATGCcctgagggaggtggagggaacaTGTGTGCAGAACGCCATGAGCCATGCCACCCCACGCATCTACTGCACCGCTGAGGGAGAGTGGGTGGTGCCCGTGGGACAGTGCCAATGCCGCGGAGGCTATGAAGTTGTTGGAGACTCCTGCCAAG CATGTACACCAGGCTCCTTTAAAGACTCTGTGTCCAGTGAGTCCTGTGAGGTTTGTCCTGAGAATACTGAGCCATCCACAGCCGGCGCCCTCCTGTGTCCATGTATGGAGGGATTCTACCGCTCCCCATCAGACCCTCTTATGTCAGCCTGCTCTG CCCCACCAAGCGCCCCTCGTGACCTGGCCTCCACCACTCTGTCAGCGGACGGCAGGCTGCAGCTGTCCTGGAGCCCCCCACTGGTGACAGGAGGCCGCCGGGACATCTGCTACAGCGTGGTGTGTGAGCGCTGCACCGGGGCCCTGTGTGTGCCCTGTGGGGAGAAGGTCCGCTTCCAGCCCGACCCCACGGACCTCCAGGACACTGTGGTGACTGTCAGCCAGTTGGAGCCCCACCTCAACTACACGTTCACTGTAGAGGCCCGCAGCGGAGTGTCTCAGTACAGCAGCCAGAGACCCAGCAGCACCATCACCACCTCTCTGCACTTCACTGATCCCCCCAAGGTGACGTCCATCCGTCTGGATGAGCGGAGCCCCACCAGCCTGTCTCTGTCCTGGGCTCTGTCCAGCCGAGCACCATCCCATATCACCCACCGCTACGAACTCATGTACCGCAGGAAG GAGGACGACAGTGAGCGTGATGTCACTGCATACACAGTCCTGGTTCTGGACAAGAGTACGGTGCAGATCAGTGACCTCTCCCCTGACACGGCCTACGTGTTCAGAGTCCAGGCTCTCAGCCCTGAGGGAAACCCAGGGGGATACAGCATGAAGCATGAGTTCAAAACCTTGCCCATTG AGTCTCAGGTCCAGAACTACACAGGGGTTATGGGAGctgtagtaggaggaggaatCATGCTGCTCGTCGTTGTAGTCCTTCTACTGCTGCACAAACG GAGAATGAACTACCGTCATAGACAGGGATCAGAGGACCCCTACTTCTTCAGCACAG ATCAACTGAAGCCCCTGAAGACCTACGTTGACCCACACATGTACGAGGACCCCAACACGGCTATCCTGAAGTTTGCCAGCGAGATTCATCCCAGTCTTGTCACTAAGCAAAAAGCCATCGGAGCAG GAGAGTTTGGGGAAGTGTACCGTGGTGTGATGAAGGctccaaggagaggagaggtagcgGTAGCCATCAAGACATTGAAGCCAGGCTACACAGAGAAGCAGAAGCAGGATTTCCTGAGTGAAGCTAGCATCATGGGCCAGTTCTCCCACCAGAACATCATCCGCCTGGAGGGAGTCATCACCAAGT CAGTCAAGCATGCCATGATTGTGACAGAATATATGGAGAATGGAGCGCTTGACAACTATCTAAAGGACCATGATGGGGAGATGTCATCGTACCAGCTGGTGGGCATGCTGCGTGGCATCGCGGCCGGCATGAAGTACCTCTCTGACATGAGCTATGTTCACCGAGACCTGGCTGCCCGCAACGTTCTGGTCAACAGCAACCTGGAGTGCAAGGTGTCTGACTTCGGCCTGTCCCGCGTGCTGGAAGACGATCCTGAGGGCACCTACACCACCAGC GGAGGGAAGATCCCCATCCGCTGGACCGCCCCAGAGGCTATCGCCTACAGGAAGTTCACCTCGGCCAGCGACGTGTGGAGCTTCGGCATAGTCATGTGGGAAGTCATGGCCTTCGGAGAACGACCCTACTGGGACATGAGCAACCATGAG GTGATGAAGGCCATTAACGAGGCCTTCCGGCTGCCTGCACCCATGGACTGTCCATCCACCGTTTACCAGCTGATGCTGCAGTGTTGGCTGCAGGACCGCTCCAAACGACCTCGCTTCCCAGACATCGTCAACATCCTGGACAAACTGCTCCGGAGCCCAGAATCTCTGAAAACCATTGCTCACTTTGATCCCCG TGTGTCCATCCGCCTCCCCAGCACCAGTGGCTGTGACGGCTCCCCCTTCAGGTCTGTGCCGGAATGGCTGGAGTCCATCAAGATGAGTCAGTACACTGAGAGCTTTGCCTGCGCTGGAATCACAACCATGGATCAGGTGCTATCCATGAGGCATGA GGACATCAGGAACATTGGCGTGCGGTTACCAGGTCACATGAAGAGAATCGCCTACAGCATCGTTGGACTTAAAGACCAGACCAGCTCACTCAGTGTTTGCAGTACAGTGTTTGCAGTGTGA
- the LOC139555005 gene encoding ephrin type-A receptor 2-like isoform X2 — protein MDFRRVTFYSLFLYLFINHIFITLHAKEQVLLDMKASGGELGWLTWPYEEGWEIVQTVVNGSLLYTYSVCNIDAGEQDNWLRTTFIQGRPGTTRISVELHFVVRDCNTFDGASLTCKETFNLHMFEADADVGTSFHKGQFRKVATIASDEITRGRGVLKVNVETRTMGPLSRKGFYLAFQDMGACVALLSVRVYYKTCPSTVQSLAAFPETVTDALREVEGTCVQNAMSHATPRIYCTAEGEWVVPVGQCQCRGGYEVVGDSCQACTPGSFKDSVSSESCEVCPENTEPSTAGALLCPCMEGFYRSPSDPLMSACSAPPSAPRDLASTTLSADGRLQLSWSPPLVTGGRRDICYSVVCERCTGALCVPCGEKVRFQPDPTDLQDTVVTVSQLEPHLNYTFTVEARSGVSQYSSQRPSSTITTSLHFTDPPKVTSIRLDERSPTSLSLSWALSSRAPSHITHRYELMYRRKEDDSERDVTAYTVLVLDKSTVQISDLSPDTAYVFRVQALSPEGNPGGYSMKHEFKTLPIAESQVQNYTGVMGAVVGGGIMLLVVVVLLLLHKRRMNYRHRQGSEDPYFFSTDQLKPLKTYVDPHMYEDPNTAILKFASEIHPSLVTKQKAIGAGEFGEVYRGVMKAPRRGEVAVAIKTLKPGYTEKQKQDFLSEASIMGQFSHQNIIRLEGVITKFKHAMIVTEYMENGALDNYLKDHDGEMSSYQLVGMLRGIAAGMKYLSDMSYVHRDLAARNVLVNSNLECKVSDFGLSRVLEDDPEGTYTTSGGKIPIRWTAPEAIAYRKFTSASDVWSFGIVMWEVMAFGERPYWDMSNHEVMKAINEAFRLPAPMDCPSTVYQLMLQCWLQDRSKRPRFPDIVNILDKLLRSPESLKTIAHFDPRVSIRLPSTSGCDGSPFRSVPEWLESIKMSQYTESFACAGITTMDQVLSMRHEDIRNIGVRLPGHMKRIAYSIVGLKDQTSSLSVCSTVFAV, from the exons atggatttCCGTCGTGTTACTTTTTATTCTTTGTTTTTGTATCTATTTATTAACCATATATTTATTACTCTTCACGCGAAAGAAC AGGTGCTGCTGGATATGAAAGCTTCAGGAGGCGAGTTGGGATGGTTGACCTGGCCATATGAAGAAGGG tggGAGATAGTCCAGACAGTGGTGAATGGCTCCCTCCTCTACACTTACAGTGTGTGTAACATCGACGCGGGTGAGCAGGACAACTGGCTCCGAACCACCTTCATCCAGGGGCGCCCAGGGACCACCCGCATCTCTGTGGAGCTGCACTTCGTTGTGCGGGACTGCAACACCTTCGACGGCGCCTCGCTCACCTGCAAAGAGACCTTCAACCTGCACATGTTCGAGGCCGATGCCGACGTGGGTACCAGCTTCCATAAGGGCCAGTTCCGCAAAGTGGCCACCATCGCGTCGGACGAAATCACGCGGGGCCGCGGTGTGCTGAAGGTAAACGTGGAGACACGGACAATGGGCCCTCTATCCAGGAAGGGCTTCTACCTGGCCTTCCAGGACATGGGAGCGTGTGTGGCACTGCTCTCTGTGAGGGTGTACTACAAGACTTGTCCGTCCACCGTGCAGAGCCTGGCCGCCTTCCCAGAGACGGTAACAGATGCcctgagggaggtggagggaacaTGTGTGCAGAACGCCATGAGCCATGCCACCCCACGCATCTACTGCACCGCTGAGGGAGAGTGGGTGGTGCCCGTGGGACAGTGCCAATGCCGCGGAGGCTATGAAGTTGTTGGAGACTCCTGCCAAG CATGTACACCAGGCTCCTTTAAAGACTCTGTGTCCAGTGAGTCCTGTGAGGTTTGTCCTGAGAATACTGAGCCATCCACAGCCGGCGCCCTCCTGTGTCCATGTATGGAGGGATTCTACCGCTCCCCATCAGACCCTCTTATGTCAGCCTGCTCTG CCCCACCAAGCGCCCCTCGTGACCTGGCCTCCACCACTCTGTCAGCGGACGGCAGGCTGCAGCTGTCCTGGAGCCCCCCACTGGTGACAGGAGGCCGCCGGGACATCTGCTACAGCGTGGTGTGTGAGCGCTGCACCGGGGCCCTGTGTGTGCCCTGTGGGGAGAAGGTCCGCTTCCAGCCCGACCCCACGGACCTCCAGGACACTGTGGTGACTGTCAGCCAGTTGGAGCCCCACCTCAACTACACGTTCACTGTAGAGGCCCGCAGCGGAGTGTCTCAGTACAGCAGCCAGAGACCCAGCAGCACCATCACCACCTCTCTGCACTTCACTGATCCCCCCAAGGTGACGTCCATCCGTCTGGATGAGCGGAGCCCCACCAGCCTGTCTCTGTCCTGGGCTCTGTCCAGCCGAGCACCATCCCATATCACCCACCGCTACGAACTCATGTACCGCAGGAAG GAGGACGACAGTGAGCGTGATGTCACTGCATACACAGTCCTGGTTCTGGACAAGAGTACGGTGCAGATCAGTGACCTCTCCCCTGACACGGCCTACGTGTTCAGAGTCCAGGCTCTCAGCCCTGAGGGAAACCCAGGGGGATACAGCATGAAGCATGAGTTCAAAACCTTGCCCATTG CAGAGTCTCAGGTCCAGAACTACACAGGGGTTATGGGAGctgtagtaggaggaggaatCATGCTGCTCGTCGTTGTAGTCCTTCTACTGCTGCACAAACG GAGAATGAACTACCGTCATAGACAGGGATCAGAGGACCCCTACTTCTTCAGCACAG ATCAACTGAAGCCCCTGAAGACCTACGTTGACCCACACATGTACGAGGACCCCAACACGGCTATCCTGAAGTTTGCCAGCGAGATTCATCCCAGTCTTGTCACTAAGCAAAAAGCCATCGGAGCAG GAGAGTTTGGGGAAGTGTACCGTGGTGTGATGAAGGctccaaggagaggagaggtagcgGTAGCCATCAAGACATTGAAGCCAGGCTACACAGAGAAGCAGAAGCAGGATTTCCTGAGTGAAGCTAGCATCATGGGCCAGTTCTCCCACCAGAACATCATCCGCCTGGAGGGAGTCATCACCAAGT TCAAGCATGCCATGATTGTGACAGAATATATGGAGAATGGAGCGCTTGACAACTATCTAAAGGACCATGATGGGGAGATGTCATCGTACCAGCTGGTGGGCATGCTGCGTGGCATCGCGGCCGGCATGAAGTACCTCTCTGACATGAGCTATGTTCACCGAGACCTGGCTGCCCGCAACGTTCTGGTCAACAGCAACCTGGAGTGCAAGGTGTCTGACTTCGGCCTGTCCCGCGTGCTGGAAGACGATCCTGAGGGCACCTACACCACCAGC GGAGGGAAGATCCCCATCCGCTGGACCGCCCCAGAGGCTATCGCCTACAGGAAGTTCACCTCGGCCAGCGACGTGTGGAGCTTCGGCATAGTCATGTGGGAAGTCATGGCCTTCGGAGAACGACCCTACTGGGACATGAGCAACCATGAG GTGATGAAGGCCATTAACGAGGCCTTCCGGCTGCCTGCACCCATGGACTGTCCATCCACCGTTTACCAGCTGATGCTGCAGTGTTGGCTGCAGGACCGCTCCAAACGACCTCGCTTCCCAGACATCGTCAACATCCTGGACAAACTGCTCCGGAGCCCAGAATCTCTGAAAACCATTGCTCACTTTGATCCCCG TGTGTCCATCCGCCTCCCCAGCACCAGTGGCTGTGACGGCTCCCCCTTCAGGTCTGTGCCGGAATGGCTGGAGTCCATCAAGATGAGTCAGTACACTGAGAGCTTTGCCTGCGCTGGAATCACAACCATGGATCAGGTGCTATCCATGAGGCATGA GGACATCAGGAACATTGGCGTGCGGTTACCAGGTCACATGAAGAGAATCGCCTACAGCATCGTTGGACTTAAAGACCAGACCAGCTCACTCAGTGTTTGCAGTACAGTGTTTGCAGTGTGA